Below is a genomic region from Lampris incognitus isolate fLamInc1 chromosome 2, fLamInc1.hap2, whole genome shotgun sequence.
CACTCCTCATCGTCTTCTATAAACGACATTCCTCTATTGACCCCATGTGGCATGTTAGGCACCTTGGTAAGTAATGGTTAGTTATTTAAAAGAAAGGAAGACCGCTTTTTTAAATGACCCTTTGGATATAAATTAAATACTGACCTTTCCCGTGGACTAATTTATTTTTATGCTGGGATGTCAGTCTCCCATTCACGAAGAGCAAACAGTTAAACCATGGGAGCCCAAAGTGAGATTTGCAGACATTGCTTTTAACACTGGTGGATGAGCCGTATGGAGAAGGCCATAAATCCTAATAATCGTGATCAAACCTCATGCTTTAATGATGCTGTGTAGTAGGATGTCTACCTCAACAGAGCATGCATCAACACGTCCACCTCAACAGTCCAATTAAGGCAGTTTGTCATTACACTCTGTAAAATCCTAACACATTTTTGGGGGATTCAAGCTGAACACATGCAGCACCATGTCAAAcaccaaactttaaaaaaaaaaaactttggttgatttattttttcttgaaccacctgacacctaaACGTTCTGTTTATAAGGCAATACAGGAGCTGGAAatcgctactccccccagtttgtGAAAGCTGCCAAGCTTCTGCACTGGAACGGACATTTCAAGCCTTGGGGGGGAACGTCCTCCTTTTCTGATGTGTGGGACAAGTGGTACATTCCAGACCCCATGGGAAAATTTCACCCAGTGCGAAGACACACAAGAGACAAATAAATTGAAAATATGCAATGTTGATGGGCAACCAACTAAACCAGCCCAGTAATAGCAGGACCACACCTATTGACTTCTCAGGAACAAACAAGTAAGAAACAATATTACAGTTAACAGTATACAACAATCCTGTGATCAGGGTTGATAGGTTACTTtatatatgtattcagtaacttactcTAAGTATCACAATATTAAAGTAATATCTGGTTACTTTCAGTTACTTTTGGATAACCACAATGCCTAATatgaaaaaagacaaaagaaaagataTCAATAACTTTTACTTAGgtgcattttgtaagacaacaaaacaatgcGACCTTGGAAAGGACAATGCGGACACAAAGCTTTCAAACATCAAAACATGTAGCAAAAAGGCAAACAGACAATGCTGTTTTAGTTTAATACACAGATTAAAGCCACCCACACTCACCCTGTCTTTTAGCCCTGCTACATGAATTACGAGTATCCAGTGTTTTTATTTTAAACAAATCATGTGTCCATCTATTGAACTGTCAAAAAGAACATCATAAAGAAATTCAGGCACTAGGCCTATGGATTACAATTTAAAGTAGAGGcagggcttaatttgtgccgGATCCTGCCGGAACAGGATCCGGGACTTCCCCAGATTGGGACCGGCACCTATTTAATTGGATCTGGCACCTCCTTTGTCACTGTCAACATCTGTAAATAAATTTTGTGTATATAATGTTATCTGTTCTGTCATTCTTTTATTTTCCATTGAAGTTACTCATAATTCGCTTGTTTGCCTATTTTTGGGTGCATTTTCAATCTAAAGAAGGAAGAAATACCTGCATATTTTCCTTTCTCCAGTTGTCAGACTTTGGGCCACCCAGAGAATGCGGAACAAATCACACTCTGTATTGGTTCAACAAGGAACGCATCATTTCCTTCTAAAATACAGGATGGTTCCATATTTTAAGGGACAGGTGGCAATTTGAACAAGTTACAAAGACCCACAGGGCACCCACCAAGTGGGAAGTTGATCGGATGAATGGTTgctgagaaaatcgaaggacggacagaaagacaaactccttccattttagttagattattattattgttattcagAGGAATTTTGAACTGTATAGACTAATGAGAGCGCTTCCTATTAAACATCACCCTCAagtcatccatgagtgagtgaccaaaatTTGCGACACATAGTCCATGGCAGCAGTTGCGCGGCACCAGGGGAAAAACATTTacttttatattatttttaaaaTGTAATCCTGAAAAATAATCAGTTTTTAAAAATTGTATCTATAGTTTGATtacatcttttttttctgttactGTATAGTCCAGCTTTTTCTTCCGTTACTTATCTACGTCACTGGGTAATGCAACTTCATAATGCCCACCACTGGCAAGTTTGGCCCACCCTCAAACAAACTAGGTTGACCAAAGGTGAAAAGCCTCAAAGTTTAGTAGAGCAGAAGCTGATGTCGTGCAAAGGTACGATCCCCTGATAGGAAGTGTACCCCCGGCCACTAAGAGGGTCGTGGCGTCAAAAGTAGAGGTCAGATTGCTTCGGCCCTGGTTTTGATTCAGCAGAAAATGCTGGAATATTTTGATGCATATCGAGTTCCCATGTTTAAAAACGTGGGAACAATAAAGCACTTGTAAGGCAAGACATTTCTGTGGAGATCTGCTAGCAAACGGCTCTTTATTTGTGTTCAATCCCACAATTTGAAACAAACATACACGTTCAAAAATGTTCAGCGATTTCCCCTGAATCGAATGGTACCAGAGAGTTGAGTAAACAGTGAAAAATGAGTTTTCGGTCAGGGGCACATTTCTATGAGGGGATACGTACCTTTGCAGGACACCAGGAAGAGTTTGGTTAGTGTGTATCACCATGTCAAGAAGACTGCTTTCTTTGGTGTGAAAATGTTTTATATTTTGTTATATAATTatatttcattttgcatgttcCGATAGTTTCTTATTTATTAGAGGCTACCAATTGTGTTGGCAAGAGACTATCAGTTTTCttcctttcggcttgttccttgTTTCTCGGGGATCACCACAACGGATTTTATAGTGTCCATCGGTACCTTGCgagagcacagcaccaatggtggctgttgttaacctgggccttgactgatctggtatggagccttgactgatccggtatggtcttgtcaagccgcataatgatttggcaacattttacatcGGCTGCCCTTcgagacacaaccactaaccctatgaaaGGGGGCACAGGATGCCATgctagtattcatggacttgcgcctatGCCCCATCAGAGTttgaataataatagtaacaataaaAATGCACCAAAACACCCCACAGGATAAAGTTAGATAATCACAGGTTCCATTTATTTTATAATGGGTGTTTGTTTTAGGATAAAGAAACCTTCCGTCAACAGGCAAATAAGAGACTGGTCTCGAGCTCACAGCGGGGTCTGTGAGCGCGATAGGCCAACTGGTCGCCATTTTGGGGCAAGTATACCTGGCCGCGGCCTGCAGAACGGGGCGGTGTTCAACATCTAAAGCTGAATCCCACCCACTGTTTGATTTGATTGGTTTAACTGTCATGGCggcattgtctgtgaatgttctcattcatccaggtcatggttatacaaaggagttgaatcaagtgcaactggacttggtatatatccgtgaaatatATATATGTTCTGTCAAATCCTTATCCACCTCAACACCTAATTTACTTGCCAAGGACTTTAACTCTAGTATGATACTGGTGACAAAGTTATGGTGGACGTTTTTACTCAACCTTTGCTTTGGTTTGATATGAAAACAATTTATAGATATCTGAAATGACTAGAGAACATATTTGCAAAGAATTTACAGTTGACCTATTGCGAAGATTTTTATACAGCATTTGGTTTGCTGATGTCATTTTGTATAGCAGATATAAACTCATTTATCAGGAATAGATAAACTAGATATCTTGTTCTTCAAGACTCATCAGTTCCAGGAGTGTcagattgtctttttttttgtgtgtgtgtgattcatgTAAACGCTCTGAAAACTGAACAAGCAACATAGGCTAATCACCAGCCATGATAAAGAAAATGCTACTTAAATGTACATGATAGTAAATAATCATACCCATCGGTGGTTAGTTCAATCCTCTTTTCTGAATTAGAAGTCTATTTTGGGGAAGACAAGTCACTGGCAAGGGGACATTATCAAGATATAAACCGGATAAAAGCATTACAGAGGGTTAATTTATTACATGTATTCAGACTATTTACAATGTTTTAACAAGATGTCACACCGTGACCATTTGAAAATAACAGATTTTGTTTTAGACTTATAAAAACAGGTACACATTCAATGCCAAAGACCAAGTTgggcccagtttttttttttttaagattctttttttggcattttccacctttattagaTGGCGACAACAGAGAGAGATAGGAAAgaggggggatgacatgcagcaaaggcaccgggccagattcaaaccctggctgctgcagtaaggactcagccttatgtgtgacgcgctctaccaggtgagccactggagtGCTCCTGGTTAGGCCCAGTATGATACCAGTAAACAAGGCCTCAATTCCAACCAGCCAGTCAGGCAGGTTATGTATTCTGAATAGACAGTGGATCAATTTTGCTAAACATAGCGAGAAGCACTTCTTTCTCTGAGCGGCCCAAATACTGACAACCCAAGATCCAAATATGCCCAGAGTAGGTCAGTGTAGTTTACGATGAGGCAGCAGAGTTTAAAAGAGCATTGTTCATTTAAAATCTGTGTTGAAGTCATAGGCATCATCTGTATTGGCTGTAGAGTAGGTAATGTCGACAGAGTGTAATGGGGTTGTCCTCGGTTTATCTGAAAAGATGAGGAAAATTATTTCAAAATGTAGCCATATGACAGCATAGATAGACCTTCTCGACTCCAGTCCTCGGGTACCAACAGTACTGTTTGTTTTCCATGTTGCCAAGTACTTAAATCCATTTCCCTGTTCCAGTTATTAAAGCCTCCAATCATTGAGATTTAAGACCTAGAACAATGGGTGAATGTAATGACCCAGCTAGCAAAACAGAAGAACAGCAGTTCTGGTTGTACCAGAGGACCTAAATAAGATGGAATAGGGAacgtttttccaaaaaaaaatacTTTTGACTGGGGCCTTCTGTGGATCCTCCATCTCTTCATGTTCCGACTCCTCAGCGACATCCTCAAACTGAAACAATAGTTGATACATTTAAATGTTGAGCATTATATTAAAGCAACCATGTAAGAAAGAAATTACCCTCAACAGGTCATGCCAGCAGGATCAGAGTTGGATTAGAAGTCTTCATTAGAATTAAGACTTGCATTATTTTCCTCATTTCCATGCTGGTATTGAGACCATACTTTGTGGTATTTGAGAATATTTAAGCACATGTATTGTCTAGCTGGATTTTGTTTTCCGGTCAAACTGGTAAGATAAACACAGGGTGGAGAGAGTAGGGGAAGAGATGGCGCCAAAGTTCTAAACCGAATTTGAATCTGGGACATAACTATCAGGCATAAAACTAGAACAGTAGGGGATTAAGTGGTttagccaccaggacacacaccataCTGCTGGATTTGAGATAATTAGCCAAATGTACAAAATTCTTGCATAAGTTACCTTTCCATTAAGCTTTTTAATTTTGAAAtagtggggaaaaaaatgaaaacattAAAAAACAAAGCTAATCAAGAAGTTCATGCTCACTTGAGCTGGAAAAGTTAATGATTCTTTTTAGAGATTGTGGAAACCAAATGAGTTTCTTCAATTACAAATAAATTGTTAATCCCTCCATTTTTTTACCCAAGATATTGTTCTCATCATGTACTGCAGACTGTGAAAATGTGTATTTACTTAAAATCAGCTAAAGGAAATATACCTGATTCACATTTTAACTTCTATTTGTTCTTAATATTCATTTAACGTGTGAATGGAAAAGCAGCTAGTGTTACCTTTTCATTCTCCATGTCTGTCTTTTCCTCCATGGGTTCAGGGACAGAGCTTTTCTCAGGGATGTCAGTAACACTGAGCAGGCCTTCAGTGGGACCTTTAGAAATGAAACCTACACTACTGGCCCGATTGGGGAACCGAACACCTGCAAAAAGACATAAGATCGGTTTAAGTACAGTCAGAAGTTACCAACTCCTCTTTTCTGTGGCTAGATTATCAGCATGCTTCAAATTATGTATGTACTGAAATAGGAGGGCGTGGGATGTAGCACGTCAACTAGCCCCAGGTCAAATGTGTTTGCAAACTGCTAGTCGACTGTAGTATTCATCCAGTTCAATGGACACTTTTGAGGGGAAAACAATTTGTGAAAACCTTTAAAAGCAGTTATCTAGTCTTGAATGATTGAACTGATACACGTCCAATGAGTCAATGCCCCATTTTACATGGCAAGCCCTTCCTTTATTCATCCACATCTCTGCAGTCAGAATGGGGCTTTGAATCACAAGCATGAGGGGACAGAGTTCCTGAAAGGCAAACCATCATTTTGTCTACCCATCTACCTACCTCCGGATTTGTAGGGatgacactccattagcagctatAATACCAAACATTCTTCTCTCTGAAATGCCAGCGAAATTGTTTCGAAAGACTAGTGATGTCACCGGTGGACAACCAATGAGTGGCCATTTTTACATGGTAAAATATATAGCATTATTttcattttcttatacaatgtgGCCTATTTCAAGTAGCCAACAAAAAGGTACCCGTAAAGAGGTAAGGGTTGTTGTTTTCACATTCCACTTCAGTGACATCAATGGCAGATACTTTCCCTACATAATTTTGGCAGTGTTTCAGATGCACAGCAGACTTcttagtattatggctgctaatggacttTTGTCCCTACTACAACATATAtttagagataatgttgaaaactcATCGTTTCTTGTTAAGGCTGGATCAGAAAGTTACTTAGAAGTCATAAAAGTTCGTAAATATACAAATTTTTCAGTGTAAATGTGTGAGCAGGGccaggcacttttttttttaacctatcaGTACTGCATATCTATACGGAAGGACCAAGTAAAAAAATGACACATTGATCAACAAATGACTAGAAATGAATAGTCAATTCAGTAACAGGGCATTTAAGACATTGTTATAGACCGACGCACAAAGAGGCCGATAATGAAGCAGGGGCAATGCTTTGTTTTTTGAAGGCCCCTTAACTTGAAAGTTGTGTTATTTCAGAAATACTGTTCACCTCAGCCAGAGAAAATTGATTCAGGGTAAAGAAAATAACTCTCTATAGAGGTGTGTGCATTTATTGAGTTTCCATACCTTTCAATGTGTCGTCATTACCAGTTTTAAGTTTCACTAGATCCCAGTCCTTTTTCATCTCAGTGACAATTGCATCAGACAAGTAGGTAGGGAGGCCGCGGTTCTCCGGCACCTTACAGTGGTAGCTTAGCTTGGCTCTAGGAAAACAATACCAGTGATGTGCAGGTGGAATAAACTTTGCAGACTTCTTATGACTATTTTGAATAATTGGTTCAATTTAATTCTATGAAAAAGTAAGTATTCTGCAGCACTCCTACACCAAGGATTGCAGGGTTAAAACTAGTTTAGCCATCTAGACTATTACTGAAATTAGGCTGGCACAGTTTTGGAATCAGAGTTGGATTAGAAGTCTTCACAATAAAATCAAGACTTGCTTTTTGTCCTCATTTCCATATTGATGCACAGGCCAAAATTTTCCCTGCTGAGCCAATACATTTTAAAGTGGCGTGAAGACTCACCCTGTACAATCGTCAAGGAAAGCCGTAGCTGCTTGCTCTGTGTTAAGTACTCCACCCTTAAGCAATAAGCCACGTTTTTTTGCCAGAAGGGTTAAAAACTCCAAAGAGTTTCTGTAGTCTGGGATGTTATACTGGAGCATTATCTGAAACAAGAATAAATGACTGAGTTTCATAGATAACCAACTCTTTTAAGCCACACTTTTGTCAAATAATGGCTGCACATCCAACTTAAATTTGTCATCCTCTGACCATTCTTGACATTCTGCTGAATTTACAGCTTTGTTCACAAGCATCAGTTTACAACCTGACATCCCATGGGGTAACAAGGTCTAACTGGTGCAGTTGAACACAAAAAAATCTGATGAGCAAAAAAAGCAGGGAAATTTTAATATAAAACCCTGACCATTCTCCAGAATATTCAACCACCCACTACATTTCAAAAACTCCAACCTGGGTCTGGTCACACTGTTTAAGCAGAGACCTGACAGCCTCCAGCACACTCTCTTGCCCTTCTTCCACTTGGAGGCTTCTCAGGGCCAAGGAGGCTGGCGGGTTGGATGGTGATGCCACAATACCGGGGCTGTCTAACATTTTCACATTCTTGAAGATATGTACATCCTGCATGAACCTGGAGGGGAGGGGTGAGATTAGGACTGATGTCGGGGACAAGATACAACCAAGACAAGCTAGTGTACGATAATGCTAACTGAATATTTAAAGGGAAAAAACAATCCTTGAGGCTCAGTATTTTGTCTTTTTGTAACCTTTTTGCATTACAACGGCAAATGCAATAGTAATATATAAAATACTtccatcttgtaaaacttccaTTTACATTTTACCAAATGACTAAATTTTTACCAATATGGCATGTTCCATAGATCAAGGCAGAAAGATGTTACTCCACAAAACTAGTAATGTGACTTATTCTTGACTCACTTAGTGATGCCCCTCTTGAACCCAGCATTGCAGGCCCGGATCCCCTTCATACTGTTAATCAGACTGCTCTTTCCCACATTAGGGAAACCTGAGGTTGACAAAACATATACGTCACAATTCATGATACGGAAAGTGGCGCTGAAAAACTGTAATACAATCAGAAGAGGGTTATTTTGCGATCACACATATAGCAGTGTGAAACAGCATCACAAATAGCACATAGATGCTGAGGTTTGATTTCCCTTAATGTTCATATAATCTTCATCCACAACCTTAAAAATACAGTTCAGCGCTCCAGAGTAAAATTTCACACTGGTGGCACTGGGGCCACCAAGTCTCTCAGATGCTAGCAGCAGTTACCAATTTGGTGACACTGCTTCTGTTTTGTGGCATAACATAAAAGAATGAATGTGTATTGTCCTAGAAATGTTTTAATCTTCCTTTACCATCAGACATGTATATTTATGGGGAAATTAGGAGAGAGACTTTATATGAAATAAAGACCTGTGCAACTTTAATGTCTCATGTTTGGAGTCGGTTGTTGCTGTGGCAAACTTTGTGTTGCCAGCACTGATAACACCATACTCTGCACAGTGCACACAGTTCATTTCGTTCTTCTCCTTGTTGAATCTCAACCAAGGAAATTAAATTAGCCATTCCTGTTGGAAAACACAtttctttttggctggaccggcgaGCGGGGCCAACCCTACAAATGCGAAAGTcccagactgactgactgggtgatcagtttgacacaattgggctgctggatcaggtgaccaatgacaGTTCCAGCTAGTGGCGACCAAagatgtcactgaagttacacgattggtcagctGACAGACACAGAAGTGgaagtttccctattggccatgAATCAGCGCAGGAGTTCACACGCTGAGAAACATTATATACTGCTGCTCAAGATACTACTGAAATGCCTACCtgcaataattaattaattaaatgatTAATGTGCCAATTGTGCATGAGTAAACATTGCTATAGCAACTCGGATGGGGGAAGGACATAGCCTGAAGagttgtgtgtctgacattcttctgtaagaagtcgggttgttgtgaagcgtctagtgtgttggtgtagtgttctgtgcctgtcatgtctcactctcaaccttcaccactggctagcagaaatTTGAAAATGAtagccgagcacgtaagtctctccctgccagtacatagtctCTCCAACAGCAAGTCCTATGTAATGCCTCCTCGTGgtgacacacagtaactgggtacactttggaccctggctgaactacaagggactcagaggaggtctggcccctagacgtgcagtacgcaggctcaccggtgtgtggatattccctgatgcccacaaaccaccccccagctatgggtta
It encodes:
- the gnl3 gene encoding guanine nucleotide-binding protein-like 3, which translates into the protein MKRPKLRKSSKRLSCAKRYKIQKKVREHNKKLRKESKKKGRSKHVKKDPGVPSIAPFREEVLREAEQRRSKIEEEKEKKKQTIKEERAKKRKKVQEAASKEADPKAKKARMDENGKKAGKRLTPDKSSKPFLCSELNKVIDASDVILEVLDARDPLGYRCPQLEEAVLHREGNKKLLLVLNKIDLVPKENVEKWIRCLQQEFPVVAFKASTQLQDKTVQEKKRRITTSNAVLDISRGASCFGRSCLLELLESYAAAKENEGLLKVGIVGFPNVGKSSLINSMKGIRACNAGFKRGITKFMQDVHIFKNVKMLDSPGIVASPSNPPASLALRSLQVEEGQESVLEAVRSLLKQCDQTQIMLQYNIPDYRNSLEFLTLLAKKRGLLLKGGVLNTEQAATAFLDDCTGAKLSYHCKVPENRGLPTYLSDAIVTEMKKDWDLVKLKTGNDDTLKGVRFPNRASSVGFISKGPTEGLLSVTDIPEKSSVPEPMEEKTDMENEKFEDVAEESEHEEMEDPQKAPVKNKPRTTPLHSVDITYSTANTDDAYDFNTDFK